TTTTTACCGAACGAACAAACGAAGATGAACGAAATCGATACGATACGATTTGCGCTGGATCAGCTTTCCTCCGACAACAGCAAGCTGGACGAAAGAGTGAGAAGCACGCTTCCGATTATGCGGGAAAATCTGTTGTTTGAGCTGGTAAGCGGGCATTACACGACATGGGAGGACTTTCAAAGGGAGGCCGCTCCATACGGGTTGTCATTCAATTACCCCTTAGTTATGGTTGCTGTAATTTCCTGCGAAACGGAAGATAATCTGATCGGTACAGCTTCCGACTATTTCCGGATGAAGGAAAACGAGCTTCCGGAAGGTCTGCAAGGGTATTTTTTCAAAAGCATCTATAACCACGAAATCATTTTTGTCTGTTCCGGCAAACAGGATATGCAGTTGAAGACGTATCTGGGCTGCCTTCAGCAAGAGCTGGCCATACGGGCAGGCATTCGTTCGCTGATTGGAATAGGGTCGCCGGAGCCGTCCCCGGAAGGGGTCCATCTGTCTTATTTGCAGGCTGTGCGCGCGGCCGAGCATCTTCGCATCCGTAAGCAATACTCGGTTCTTGTTTTCGAGGAAATCGTTGTCCAGCAGACCGGTACGGTTTCCTATTTTGCGGAGCAGCTGCAATCGCTCGAGCTGTTCATATTGAAAAACGACATCACCGCAATCGAATCGGTCCTTGAGCGGATCATCGATTATATCGGCAATGACGGGACGCCTCCGCATATGGTGAGAACGGTATATTTGAATACAATCACCGTTATATTGGCAGGCTTGGACCGGTTCAGACAGGACGACCGGAGCTTGCTGCAGCTGTCCGAAGCTGCTTTCCACCATCGTTATACCATCGAACAGATGGTAGGGATAATGCGGGAGAGCTGCGGTAAGCTGTGCGATTTCATTAGGAGCACGGTGCCGCCTTCCCGAACGGTCTCAATAGAAGAGATTTTGGCCTTTATAGAAAAAGAGGGGATGAATCCCGACTTTTCTCTGCAGCTGATTGCCGATCACTTCGGAATGTCGCTTTCGAACTTCAGCTATTACTTCAAGAAAACGATGGGGCAAAATTTCAAAGTGCACATCGACCGGCTTCGAATCCAAAAATCCATCGAGCTGCTTAGGAACACGGACGAGACGCTGGAATCGATCTCGCATCAGATAGGCTATTCCAATACGTCCAGTTTTATTCGTTCCTTCAAGAAAAACATAGGCACAACGCCGGGGCAATTCCGTGATTTGAGAATGTGAGATGCATTTTTTGAAGATATGCAATTTTTGATTTGTTCAAAAACTGTGTATTTGCAACCGTTTTCATGCTGTAAATATAAGCGCTTTCAAAAATTGATGATCGCTCAAAAACTGTCCGTATACGGTCCTGAGGCGATTCGGTTAGGGTAAGGGTGCACAGCATATTCACCCGGCGAACGGGGGGGAGGTTACGAGGTTCAACTTGATGCCGGGAGCGGCAATAAGCCGCAGCGAAGTTTATGTACATTCTATATGTTGGGGGTTATGCAATGCGTAATAAGTTCATGATTTTCTTGTCGGTGATTACGGTATTGGCACTTGTACTCTCCGGATGCAGCGGTTCCGGCTCCAATTCCGGCAACGGCGGCGGGGATACGAACGGATCCACTTCGGGGGATGCAGGCGGCAGCGGCGGTAAAGTTAAATTAACGGCTATCATGGTCAAGCACCCTCTCACGAAACCGCTCGCACAAATGGAATGGCTGAAGAAAGCGGAGGATGCCGCAGGTGTTGAAATCGAGTGGCAGGAGATTACCGCCGACTGGGGACAGAAGAAAGGTACAATGCTTGCCAGCGGCGATATTCCGGATTTGTTTGTCGGAGCCAATGTTATTACGGACGCTGATTTTGCACAATTCTCAGGTCTGTTCCAGGATTTGACCGAATTGCTGCCGAAGGCTCCGAATGTCCAGGCGATGTTCGAAGAGAAGCCGGAAACGAAAGTTATTGCAACGCAGCCGGACGGAAAAATTTACGGCCTGCCCAAATACCAAAGATTCTGGCCTGCCTCTGCAACAAGACAATACATTAATCAAAAGTGGCTGGACAATCTGGGGTTAAAGATGCCCACAACCTGGGATGAATTATATGATGTACTCGTCGCTTTTAAAGAAAAGGACGCTAACGGAAACGGCGATCCGAACGATGAGATCCCGATGGATTGGCCTGGCGGCATTGGAGGATACTTCAATCCGGCCGTTCTACTCGGGAGCGAGGGTATTACTTTAACGGATGGAAGCGGCAATGGTTATTTTGTTGAAGACGGTAAAGTGAAGAACTTCCTGATCGACGAGCGCTATAAAAATCTGGTTGTCTTCCTAAACAAACTGTATAAAGCCGGTTTGATCAACCCTGAAGTATTTACTCATGATTACACGAAATACCAATCAGTCGCCCGCGGAACGGGAGATACGGCGAAGGTCGGCTTTACGTGGGGCTGGGTAGCATCGGACAGATTCGGCGAGCAGCTTGCACCGCAATATACGTCGATGTCGCCGTTAACGGTCGATTCTACGACGAAAGCTTCCTGGAGCTATGATTACAATTCATTAAATTATGGTTCCAACATGGTTGTCATGTCGGCCAAAACGAAAAATAAAGAAGCTGCCATAAGATTTATCAATGAATTGTATAACCCTAAAGTGAGCATGCAGGTGTTATTCGGTTCAATCGGCCCGAACATTAAGGATAATGGAGACGGCACTTACAGTGTACTGCCGCCGAGTGATCCGAAGATGGATCCGGGAACATGGAAGTGGACATCAACAATGGCTGATGCAGGACCTATGTATATTGCCGATTCGTTAAATTTGAAGCTGGGCAAAGATATGCAGGAGGTTCTCACGCAGTCGGAACCGCTGAAGAACGCTTTGGAGGTAGACCCGAAGAAAGATGTATTCCCGGGCATGTTCATCAAGTATACGACTCAGGACAACAACACAATGAGCCTTAACAACACGAACGTGATGAATCTGGCCAATACCAGATTTGCGAAGTGGGTCATTAAAGGCGGAGTTGAATCCGAGTGGGACAACTATGTGAAAGAGAATCAAAAAGCCGGCTTGGAACAAAACATTGAAATCATGCAAAAATACTACGACGACTACATGAGCAAAAATTAAATCAAGTGCCGGAAGATGCTGCCGCCGTCCTTAAAGACGGCAGAGCATCTTCCTTAAATCGCCTAAGCTTACGGAGCAAGGTTTCGCCTGCGATTCTTGCTCCGTAAGCTTAGGGCTCAACACTACTTTTTAGGAGAATGCCTATGAGCTCTCAAACGATTGAGATTGGCGGCAATAAGGACGCAGCCGGAGTTCGGTCCGCGAAGAAGCCGACGGTTATTAACACGTTCAAGCGGGACTATCAGTTGTGGATCATGATATTTCCGGCAATTGCCGTTATCTTCATATTTAATTACATCCCGCTGTATGGCGTTCAACTGGCTTTCCGGGATTATGACTTCAGCAAAGGGATTACCGGAGGAGAATGGCGGGGACTATATTACTTTGACCAATTTATTAACAGCTATTTGTTTGCCGATTTAATGAAGAATACATTTTTCATCAGTCTTGCAACGATTATCATCGGTTTTCCCGCGCCTATTATACTGGCGCTTATCCTGAATCAGATCCGAAGGAAAAAGTTAAAGCAAATCATGCAAACCACCGTGTATTTACCTCACTTTATTTCGATCATTGTACTGGTGGGAATGCTGAATGTCCTGTTATCGCCGGAAAC
This is a stretch of genomic DNA from Paenibacillus sp. sptzw28. It encodes these proteins:
- a CDS encoding helix-turn-helix domain-containing protein; protein product: MAKFLISYLLVLLFPVIVILFYYYPYSMDIVKEKQMEWNAHITDQVMNSMDIFTRYAYNLPSELVQNREMKLYMANEEDYQKVVISEEMRKYNATDAFIDNIFLYVKSTGYLFSKTGSAYSVHDFESPGVGYYYEDWPNMFEQLNSLSVPTVRPVENVIVPGKNRMRMLTFLLPLPLGGTSSPGSVLIMVREETIIRMMKSVSEAYNGDFFILDHKGNRLVSLRDTSYSHSDDFRKLISGLDQNKSGSGTYKMGGESYIVSHDVSDKNGWQYVSLIPVAETLQDIRTIQRNTVFLFILILLLEVLVIYVSIRKNYRPIKGLVSFARNMFLPNEQTKMNEIDTIRFALDQLSSDNSKLDERVRSTLPIMRENLLFELVSGHYTTWEDFQREAAPYGLSFNYPLVMVAVISCETEDNLIGTASDYFRMKENELPEGLQGYFFKSIYNHEIIFVCSGKQDMQLKTYLGCLQQELAIRAGIRSLIGIGSPEPSPEGVHLSYLQAVRAAEHLRIRKQYSVLVFEEIVVQQTGTVSYFAEQLQSLELFILKNDITAIESVLERIIDYIGNDGTPPHMVRTVYLNTITVILAGLDRFRQDDRSLLQLSEAAFHHRYTIEQMVGIMRESCGKLCDFIRSTVPPSRTVSIEEILAFIEKEGMNPDFSLQLIADHFGMSLSNFSYYFKKTMGQNFKVHIDRLRIQKSIELLRNTDETLESISHQIGYSNTSSFIRSFKKNIGTTPGQFRDLRM
- a CDS encoding ABC transporter substrate-binding protein, with amino-acid sequence MRNKFMIFLSVITVLALVLSGCSGSGSNSGNGGGDTNGSTSGDAGGSGGKVKLTAIMVKHPLTKPLAQMEWLKKAEDAAGVEIEWQEITADWGQKKGTMLASGDIPDLFVGANVITDADFAQFSGLFQDLTELLPKAPNVQAMFEEKPETKVIATQPDGKIYGLPKYQRFWPASATRQYINQKWLDNLGLKMPTTWDELYDVLVAFKEKDANGNGDPNDEIPMDWPGGIGGYFNPAVLLGSEGITLTDGSGNGYFVEDGKVKNFLIDERYKNLVVFLNKLYKAGLINPEVFTHDYTKYQSVARGTGDTAKVGFTWGWVASDRFGEQLAPQYTSMSPLTVDSTTKASWSYDYNSLNYGSNMVVMSAKTKNKEAAIRFINELYNPKVSMQVLFGSIGPNIKDNGDGTYSVLPPSDPKMDPGTWKWTSTMADAGPMYIADSLNLKLGKDMQEVLTQSEPLKNALEVDPKKDVFPGMFIKYTTQDNNTMSLNNTNVMNLANTRFAKWVIKGGVESEWDNYVKENQKAGLEQNIEIMQKYYDDYMSKN